In one Solanum dulcamara chromosome 1, daSolDulc1.2, whole genome shotgun sequence genomic region, the following are encoded:
- the LOC129892549 gene encoding uncharacterized protein LOC129892549: MISPMIQKDIVSACKIETVKAILEELNGDYFALLVDESFDVSHKEQMAIVFRYIDKKGFVMERLIDIVHVQDTSASSLKEAIVNLLAQHSLSPSSVRGQCYDGASNMQGEINGLKMLIRQESRSAHSIHCFAHQLQLTLVGVSKKCVEVGKLVVLVSNILNVLGSSFKRMDELRDSQKEIIKEALDMGELTTGRGLNQQLGLSRACDTRWGSHYKSFNNFIIMFGSILDILESLALDARNWMKELRQWDISKLAEHTRLRSCCI, translated from the coding sequence ATGATTTCTCCAATGATTCAAAAAGATATTGTGAGTGCGTGTAAAATAGAGACCGTTAAAGCTATTCTTGAGGAATTAAATGGTGATTACTTTGCCTTGCTAGTTGATGAATCCTTTGATGTGTCACACAAGGAGCAAATGGCTATTGTATTTCGGTATATTGATAAAAAGGGATTTGTGATGGAGCGACTTATTGACATTGTTCATGTTCAAGATACTAGTGCTTCATCTCTAAAGGAGGCAATTGTTAATTTACTTGCTCAACATTCTTTGAGTCCATCAAGTGTGCGTGGACAATGTTATGATGGGGCAAGCAATATGCAAGGTGAGATCAATGgccttaaaatgttgattagGCAAGAAAGTAGATCGGCTCATTCCATCCATTGTTTTGCTCATCAACTTCAACTAACTCTTGTTGGGGTCTCTAAAAAGTGTGTTGAAGTGGGAAAACTTGTAGTATTGgtctcaaatattttaaatgtattgGGATCTTCTTTTAAACGTATGGATGAATTACGTGattctcaaaaagaaataattaaagagGCATTAGATATGGGTGAACTTACAACCGGTAGGGGCTTGAATCAACAACTTGGTCTTTCAAGAGCTTGTGACACTCGTTGGGGATCTCATTATAAatcctttaataattttattattatgtttggcTCTATTCTTGATATTCTTGAATCACTTGCTCTTGATGCACGAAATTGGATGAAAGAGCTAAGGCAATGGGACATCTCGAAGCTTGCCGAACATACAAGGTTGCGTTCATGTTGCATTTGA
- the LOC129892537 gene encoding uncharacterized protein LOC129892537 translates to MLTKKEQDIANAMLLVEVAKRRLQVLRDDEWDSLIAKVSTFCIKHDVLIPNFEEPYVSSLRSRRKLANYTILHHYRVEVFCNIIDWQLQELNDRFDEVTTNLLHGIACLNPINSFSSFDIKKVMRMAKLYPDDFDESNMSALENQLASYVIDVRDIDERFSGLNGLCDLSKRLVQTKKHSTYPLVFRLVKLALLLPVVTASVERAFSAMKFIKNNLRSQMSDDFFSGCLVPYLEKDVFDSISNDAIIKTFQDMKPRRIQL, encoded by the coding sequence ATGCTTACAAAAAAGGAGCAAGATATTGCAAATGCCATGCTACTTGTTGAAGTAGCAAAGAGAAGGTTGCAAGTTTTAAGGGATGATGAATGGGACTCTCTTATTGCTAAGGTATCTACGTTTTGTATCAAACATGATGTTTTGATACCTAACTTTGAGGAGCCATATGTTAGCTCTTTAAGATCACGACGAAAGCTTGCTAACTATACAATCTTACATCATTATCGTGTTGAAGTCTTTTGCAATATTATTGATTggcaacttcaagaacttaatgATCGTTTTGATGAAGTGACTACCAATTTGCTCCATGGAATTGCTTGCTTAAATCcaattaactcattttcaagttttgaCATCAAAAAAGTAATGAGAATGGCGAAATTATATCCGGATGACTTTGATGAATCTAATATGAGTGCTCTTGAGAATCAACTTGCAAGTTATGTTATTGATGTTCGTGATATTGATGAAAGGTTCTCCGGTCTAAATGGGCTTTGTGATCTTTCCAAAAGATTAGTTCAGACAAAGAAACATTCTACTTATCCTTTGGTATTCCGCTTAGTGAAACTTGCTCTACTTCTACCAGTTGTCACTGCCTCCGTTGAAAGAGCTTTTTCGGCAATGaagtttatcaaaaataacTTGCGGAGCCAAATGAGTGATGATTTTTTTAGTGGTTGTTTGGTGCCTTATTTAGAAAAAGATGTATTTGATAGTATTTCTAATGATGCTATTATTAAGACATTTCAAGATATGAAACCTCGTAGAATACAATTGTAA